One window of Candidatus Dadabacteria bacterium genomic DNA carries:
- the trpE gene encoding anthranilate synthase component I — protein sequence MVSPPYEQFLENLEHGNLVPVWEEVLADYDTPVSVFRKIDSPGYSFLFESVEGGDKWARYSFLGTEPSVVFRSKGQSIEIMYSDGETETFTGDPILALRDLLSRYRPVSSKELPRFHGGAVGYFGYDIIRFIEDIPDTSPDELKVWDSVYMVMDTVLAFDNVTSKIKIISNAYVPDVKNAREEYEKSLAKIAEHKSRLRNSLSEKFTNGIPQDVGEEKFKIESNFEPAHFKDAVLRTKEYIKSGDIIQAVISQRWKTDLRVDPFDLYRALRILNPSPYMFFLRMGDEILTGSSPEVMVRVEGERISSRPIAGTRPRGKTVSEDEGLAAELIADPKERAEHIMLVDLARNDLGRVSNTGSVKVDDFMIVERYSHVMHIVSNVTALIAEGADAFDVIKATFPAGTLSGAPKVRAMEIIEETEPTTRGAYGGCVCYFSFSGNMDSCITIRTFVIKDGKIYIQAGAGIVADSDPETEYQETVNKVKALVKSVELAEDGL from the coding sequence ATGGTTTCACCCCCCTACGAACAGTTTCTAGAGAACCTCGAACACGGGAATCTCGTACCCGTGTGGGAGGAAGTTCTGGCCGATTACGACACTCCGGTTTCGGTTTTCAGGAAGATAGACTCGCCCGGTTACTCCTTTCTATTCGAAAGTGTGGAGGGCGGAGACAAGTGGGCGCGCTACAGCTTTCTGGGCACGGAACCCTCGGTGGTATTCCGCTCGAAGGGCCAAAGCATCGAGATAATGTACTCGGACGGGGAAACCGAAACGTTCACGGGCGACCCGATTCTGGCGTTGCGGGACCTGCTTTCACGATACAGGCCGGTTTCTTCGAAGGAGCTTCCGAGATTTCACGGCGGAGCGGTCGGTTACTTCGGTTACGACATAATCAGATTTATAGAGGATATTCCCGATACTTCCCCTGATGAGCTAAAGGTCTGGGACTCCGTTTACATGGTAATGGATACCGTTTTGGCATTTGATAACGTTACGAGCAAGATAAAGATCATCTCAAATGCCTATGTTCCCGACGTTAAAAATGCGAGGGAGGAGTACGAAAAGTCCCTTGCGAAAATAGCCGAGCATAAAAGCAGGCTTAGAAATTCGCTTAGCGAAAAGTTTACCAACGGTATTCCTCAAGATGTTGGCGAGGAAAAATTCAAGATCGAATCCAATTTCGAACCCGCACACTTCAAAGATGCGGTTCTCAGGACCAAGGAGTACATAAAATCAGGGGACATAATACAGGCAGTGATATCCCAGAGATGGAAGACGGACCTGAGGGTCGATCCTTTCGATCTCTACAGGGCGCTCAGGATACTAAATCCTTCTCCGTACATGTTTTTTCTGAGGATGGGTGATGAGATACTCACCGGATCTTCTCCAGAGGTGATGGTGAGGGTCGAGGGGGAAAGAATCTCTAGCCGTCCGATAGCCGGAACGCGGCCGAGAGGAAAAACCGTCTCCGAGGACGAAGGCCTCGCGGCCGAACTCATTGCGGATCCCAAGGAGAGGGCCGAGCACATAATGCTCGTTGATCTCGCGAGAAACGATCTGGGAAGAGTTTCCAACACGGGCTCGGTCAAAGTGGACGATTTCATGATCGTGGAGAGATATTCCCACGTGATGCATATAGTTTCGAACGTGACGGCCCTGATTGCCGAGGGAGCGGATGCCTTTGATGTCATAAAGGCGACTTTTCCCGCAGGCACTCTTTCCGGAGCGCCGAAGGTAAGGGCAATGGAGATAATCGAGGAAACCGAGCCGACGACGAGAGGGGCATACGGGGGATGCGTCTGCTACTTCAGTTTTTCGGGCAACATGGACAGTTGCATAACCATAAGAACGTTTGTGATAAAAGACGGTAAAATCTACATACAGGCGGGGGCCGGCATAGTGGCAGACTCGGATCCCGAAACCGAGTACCAGGAAACAGTTAACAAGGTAAAGGCGTTGGTGAAATCGGTTGAGCTCGCGGAGGACGGACTCTGA
- a CDS encoding monovalent cation:proton antiporter-2 (CPA2) family protein yields MGLLVEAFIFLLATIVVVPVCRKFGLSSVLGYLLVGLLIGPGVFGLVGNATEVLHFAEFGIVLLMFLIGLELRPHRLWTMRRFLFGLGITQILITSVVIAVFCFILLGMGTSASMLIGFSLALSSTAFVVQWLGEHREFNRPHGRAAFGTLLMQDIAVIPAIALIGILSSKPGDSVSLNLLLLIAVAAGFVVARFTLRPALRFVASTGIHELFTAAALTLVTGAALAMHSIGFSMGLGAFVAGVMVADSEYRHQLEADVMPFKGLLVGLFFIAVGMSANLGLLISKPLLIVGLTAVLMVVKSLVIYPLARLQGLKHDEAVRTGLVLSQGGEFAFILFTIGVSAQLVDQFVVDIAVLVVTLSMAATPFLVALGSRFGAEKDSTPVPLEETHGSQNSVIIVGFGPFGQTVARILTILKIPFTVIELDPKRVDFVRQFASETYYGNASNLRVLISAHIDRAPAIVVAIDDVESSLKIVNQVSNSFPNLKIMARARNRFHEIKLRELGVTYVIRETLLSSLALSTRLLEHLGLPQSDAAEIIQAFQEHDTQTLNSQMAVYHDKAGFPEDVFDTTQELKELFKEDKKTSLRVEKKT; encoded by the coding sequence ATGGGCCTTCTGGTTGAAGCTTTCATTTTTCTGCTGGCGACGATTGTCGTTGTTCCTGTTTGCCGCAAGTTCGGATTGAGCAGCGTGCTTGGCTATCTGCTTGTTGGATTGCTGATCGGTCCAGGCGTGTTCGGGCTTGTGGGCAATGCAACGGAAGTTCTGCACTTCGCTGAGTTCGGAATCGTTTTGTTGATGTTTCTCATCGGTCTCGAACTTCGTCCGCATCGTCTCTGGACCATGCGGAGATTTCTCTTCGGGCTGGGTATAACCCAGATCCTTATCACTTCAGTCGTCATTGCGGTGTTCTGCTTCATATTGCTGGGGATGGGAACGTCTGCGTCAATGCTGATCGGGTTCTCTCTTGCTCTTTCAAGCACGGCATTTGTCGTGCAGTGGCTCGGGGAGCACAGGGAATTCAACAGGCCCCATGGACGTGCGGCTTTCGGCACGCTGCTTATGCAGGATATTGCTGTTATCCCCGCGATAGCCTTAATAGGCATCTTGTCTTCTAAGCCCGGGGATTCGGTGTCGTTGAATTTGCTGCTTCTTATCGCTGTTGCGGCTGGATTTGTGGTTGCTCGGTTTACGCTTCGCCCCGCCCTGCGTTTTGTTGCCTCCACGGGAATTCATGAACTTTTCACGGCCGCCGCGCTTACGCTTGTGACAGGTGCCGCCTTGGCGATGCACAGCATCGGTTTTTCAATGGGGCTCGGGGCTTTCGTGGCGGGCGTTATGGTTGCCGATTCTGAGTATCGCCACCAGCTTGAAGCGGACGTAATGCCCTTTAAGGGGCTGCTTGTGGGTCTTTTCTTCATTGCGGTCGGCATGTCGGCCAACCTGGGCTTGTTGATCAGCAAGCCGCTTTTGATCGTCGGACTCACTGCGGTTCTCATGGTCGTAAAATCGCTCGTTATATACCCGCTTGCCAGATTGCAGGGTCTTAAGCACGATGAAGCGGTGCGGACGGGACTTGTTCTTTCCCAGGGCGGGGAGTTTGCCTTTATTCTGTTTACCATAGGCGTTTCGGCGCAGCTTGTAGATCAATTCGTTGTCGATATCGCTGTTTTGGTGGTAACGTTGTCAATGGCGGCAACACCTTTTCTTGTTGCGCTCGGTTCCCGGTTCGGCGCCGAAAAGGACAGCACGCCTGTGCCCTTAGAGGAAACTCATGGATCGCAAAATTCCGTTATCATCGTAGGTTTTGGTCCGTTCGGCCAGACAGTAGCCCGAATACTGACCATACTTAAAATTCCATTCACGGTGATTGAACTCGATCCCAAGAGGGTTGACTTCGTTCGTCAGTTTGCAAGCGAGACATACTATGGCAACGCATCGAACCTGCGGGTTCTGATATCCGCTCATATTGACCGAGCTCCTGCGATCGTCGTGGCGATCGACGATGTCGAATCGTCTCTGAAAATAGTCAATCAGGTATCTAACTCCTTTCCGAACCTTAAAATCATGGCGCGTGCTAGGAATCGTTTTCACGAAATAAAGCTCCGCGAGCTTGGAGTGACCTACGTGATTCGCGAGACTCTGCTTTCAAGTCTTGCTCTTTCAACCCGACTGCTTGAGCATCTGGGGTTACCCCAGTCCGATGCAGCGGAGATAATTCAAGCTTTTCAGGAACATGATACCCAAACGCTGAATAGCCAGATGGCGGTTTATCACGATAAAGCCGGGTTTCCTGAAGATGTGTTTGATACGACGCAGGAACTAAAGGAATTGTTCAAGGAAGATAAAAAAACCAGTCTGCGCGTCGAAAAGAAAACGTGA
- a CDS encoding aminodeoxychorismate/anthranilate synthase component II yields MILMIDNYDSFTYNLVHYLGELGQQIEVRRNDSLDFGFVDDLDPDIIIISPGPCTPKEAGLSVDIIKRYVGKKPILGVCLGHQAVGYAYGANIVRADRLLHGKTSPILHDGKTIYKDIPNPFEATRYHSLLVEEASLPSDFEISAWTKEGEIMGIRHREFPVEGVQFHPESILTECGKDLLRNFIDCYG; encoded by the coding sequence ATGATTCTGATGATTGATAATTACGATTCCTTTACCTACAACTTGGTCCACTACCTGGGGGAACTCGGTCAGCAGATCGAGGTGAGGAGAAACGACAGTCTTGATTTCGGTTTCGTGGATGATCTTGATCCCGACATAATCATAATCTCTCCCGGGCCCTGCACTCCCAAAGAGGCGGGGCTTTCGGTCGACATAATAAAAAGGTATGTCGGGAAAAAACCCATTCTCGGCGTTTGCCTGGGTCACCAGGCGGTGGGCTATGCATACGGGGCGAACATAGTCCGGGCAGACAGGCTTCTGCACGGGAAAACTTCCCCGATCCTCCACGACGGAAAAACCATCTATAAGGATATTCCGAATCCCTTTGAAGCTACGAGATACCATTCACTTCTGGTGGAAGAGGCATCCCTTCCGTCCGACTTCGAAATTTCCGCTTGGACCAAGGAGGGTGAAATCATGGGGATAAGGCACAGAGAATTTCCCGTTGAGGGCGTTCAGTTCCACCCCGAGTCCATACTTACTGAGTGCGGGAAGGATCTTCTAAGAAACTTTATCGACTGCTATGGGTAA